The Indicator indicator isolate 239-I01 chromosome 22, UM_Iind_1.1, whole genome shotgun sequence genome includes a window with the following:
- the BRICD5 gene encoding BRICHOS domain-containing protein 5: protein MEGESSTSNASADRRAAAHLTAPSRTFWIILSIALFFAVVSISVLGVLSSSPSSAQAGSQLIQLTVQGQKDPLRNQTALVDKARSIVTYYITSQSNHSTVVLYDSRNGYVCYKPMEQHACYLRRMDSWDLQTLQTSFNMSEQRAHQLLPQNNQTKYYQEFLGILAGEEVDPKQLGEAVQTLCEQTSIFWVRKGEGPGKQRLIYLCIDICFPSNICVSICFYYLPE, encoded by the exons ATGGAAGGTGAGAGCAGCACCAGCAATGCCTCTGCA GacaggagggctgcagctcaCCTCACAGCTCCCTCCAGGACCTTCTGGATCATCTTATCCATTGCCTTGTTTTTTGCAGTTGTTAGCATCAGCGTCCTAGGAGTTCTCAGctcctcccccagctctgcccag gctggCTCTCAGCTCATCCAGTTAACAGTCCAGGGCCAGAAGGACCCTTTGAGGAACCAGACAGCCTTGGTGGACAAGGCCAGGAGCATTGTGACCTACTACATAACCTCCCAGAGTAACCACAGCACTGTGGTGCTATATGACAGCAGGAAC gggtATGTGTGCTACAAGCCCATGGAGCAGCACGCATGCTACCTAAGGAGAATGGACTCCTGGGACCTCCAGACCCTGCAGACATCATTCAACATGTCTGAGCAGAga GCtcatcagctgctgccacagaatAACCAGACCAAGTACTACCAGGAGTTCCTGGGCATTCTGGCAGGGGAAGAGGTGGACCCCAAACAATTGGGGGAGGCTGTCCAGACCTTGTGTGAGCAGACATCCATCTTCTGGGTCAGGAAAGGGGAGG GTCCAGGGAAGCAGCGCCTGATCTACCTGTGCATTGACATCTGTTTTCCAAGCAACATTTGTGTCTCTATCTGCTTCTATTACCTCCCCGAGTAA
- the MLST8 gene encoding target of rapamycin complex subunit LST8 isoform X1, with protein sequence MNAAQGTVGSDPVILATAGYDHTVRFWQAHSGICTRTVQHQDSQVNALEITPDRSMIAAAGETSPSSPLCQARVALGYQHIRMYDLNSNNPNPVINYDGVSKNITSVGFHEDGRWMYTGGEDCMARIWDLRSRNLQCQRIFQVNAPINCVCLHPNQAELIVGDQSGAIHIWDLKTDHNEQLIPEPEVSVNSVHIDPDASYMAAVNSSGNCYVWNLTGGIGEEVTQLIPKTKIPAHNRYALQCKFSPDSTLLATCSADQTCKIWRTSNFSLMTELSIKSNNPGETSRGWMWDCAFSGDSQYIVTASSDNLARLWCVETGEIKREYSGHQKAVVCLAFNDSVLG encoded by the exons ATGAACGCAGCGCAGGGCACGGTGGGCAGCGACCCGGTCATCCTGGCCACGGCTGGCTACGACCACACGGTGCGGTTCTGGCAGGCGCACAGCGGTATCTGCACCCGCACCGTGCAGCACCAGGACTCC CAGGTGAACGCTCTGGAGATCACGCCGGACCGCAGCATGATCGCTGCTGCAGGTGAgacctcccccagctccccactGTGCCAGGCACGGGTGGCCCTGG gctACCAGCACATCCGCATGTACGACCTCAACTCCAACAACCCCAACCCAGTCATCAACTACGATGGTGTGAGCAAGAACATCACCTCTGTGGGCTTCCATGAGGATGGGCGCTGGATGTACACGGGTGGGGAGGACTGCATGGCGAGGATCTGGGACCTGAG GTCTCGTAACCTCCAGTGTCAGCGGATTTTCCAGGTGAATGCTCCTATTAACTGTGTCTGCCTCCACCCTAACCAG gcagagctcatTGTGGGTGATCAGAGTGGAGCCATTCACATCTGGGACCTGAAGACTGACCACAACGAGCAGCTGATCCCAGAGCCCGAGGTGTCCGTGAATTCCGTCCACATCGACCCTGATGCCAGCTACATGGCAGCTGTCAACAGCTCG ggaAATTGCTATGTGTGGAACCTGACGGGTGGCATTGGAGAAGAGGTGACCCAGCTGATCCCCAAGACCAAGATCCCAGCACATAACCGCTATGCCCTGCAGTGCAAGTTCAGCCCTGACTCCAC GCTGTTGGCTACATGTTCTGCAGATCAGACCTGCAAGATCTGGAGGACTTCAAACTTCTCTCTGATGACAGAGCTGAGCATTAAGAGCAATAACCCAGGGGAAACATCTCGGGGCTGGATGTGGGACTGTGCCTTCTCAGGGGACTCCCAGTACATTGTCACAG CCTCCTCTGATAACCTGGCCAGACTTTGGTGTGTGGAGACAGGAGAGATCAAGAGGGAGTACAGCGGCCATCAGAAAGCAGTTGTCTGCCTTGCTTTCAACGACAGCGTGCTGGGATAA
- the MLST8 gene encoding target of rapamycin complex subunit LST8 isoform X2 — MNAAQGTVGSDPVILATAGYDHTVRFWQAHSGICTRTVQHQDSQVNALEITPDRSMIAAAGYQHIRMYDLNSNNPNPVINYDGVSKNITSVGFHEDGRWMYTGGEDCMARIWDLRSRNLQCQRIFQVNAPINCVCLHPNQAELIVGDQSGAIHIWDLKTDHNEQLIPEPEVSVNSVHIDPDASYMAAVNSSGNCYVWNLTGGIGEEVTQLIPKTKIPAHNRYALQCKFSPDSTLLATCSADQTCKIWRTSNFSLMTELSIKSNNPGETSRGWMWDCAFSGDSQYIVTASSDNLARLWCVETGEIKREYSGHQKAVVCLAFNDSVLG, encoded by the exons ATGAACGCAGCGCAGGGCACGGTGGGCAGCGACCCGGTCATCCTGGCCACGGCTGGCTACGACCACACGGTGCGGTTCTGGCAGGCGCACAGCGGTATCTGCACCCGCACCGTGCAGCACCAGGACTCC CAGGTGAACGCTCTGGAGATCACGCCGGACCGCAGCATGATCGCTGCTGCAG gctACCAGCACATCCGCATGTACGACCTCAACTCCAACAACCCCAACCCAGTCATCAACTACGATGGTGTGAGCAAGAACATCACCTCTGTGGGCTTCCATGAGGATGGGCGCTGGATGTACACGGGTGGGGAGGACTGCATGGCGAGGATCTGGGACCTGAG GTCTCGTAACCTCCAGTGTCAGCGGATTTTCCAGGTGAATGCTCCTATTAACTGTGTCTGCCTCCACCCTAACCAG gcagagctcatTGTGGGTGATCAGAGTGGAGCCATTCACATCTGGGACCTGAAGACTGACCACAACGAGCAGCTGATCCCAGAGCCCGAGGTGTCCGTGAATTCCGTCCACATCGACCCTGATGCCAGCTACATGGCAGCTGTCAACAGCTCG ggaAATTGCTATGTGTGGAACCTGACGGGTGGCATTGGAGAAGAGGTGACCCAGCTGATCCCCAAGACCAAGATCCCAGCACATAACCGCTATGCCCTGCAGTGCAAGTTCAGCCCTGACTCCAC GCTGTTGGCTACATGTTCTGCAGATCAGACCTGCAAGATCTGGAGGACTTCAAACTTCTCTCTGATGACAGAGCTGAGCATTAAGAGCAATAACCCAGGGGAAACATCTCGGGGCTGGATGTGGGACTGTGCCTTCTCAGGGGACTCCCAGTACATTGTCACAG CCTCCTCTGATAACCTGGCCAGACTTTGGTGTGTGGAGACAGGAGAGATCAAGAGGGAGTACAGCGGCCATCAGAAAGCAGTTGTCTGCCTTGCTTTCAACGACAGCGTGCTGGGATAA
- the MLST8 gene encoding target of rapamycin complex subunit LST8 isoform X3 yields MNAAQGTVGSDPVILATAGYDHTVRFWQAHSGICTRTVQHQDSVNALEITPDRSMIAAAGYQHIRMYDLNSNNPNPVINYDGVSKNITSVGFHEDGRWMYTGGEDCMARIWDLRSRNLQCQRIFQVNAPINCVCLHPNQAELIVGDQSGAIHIWDLKTDHNEQLIPEPEVSVNSVHIDPDASYMAAVNSSGNCYVWNLTGGIGEEVTQLIPKTKIPAHNRYALQCKFSPDSTLLATCSADQTCKIWRTSNFSLMTELSIKSNNPGETSRGWMWDCAFSGDSQYIVTASSDNLARLWCVETGEIKREYSGHQKAVVCLAFNDSVLG; encoded by the exons ATGAACGCAGCGCAGGGCACGGTGGGCAGCGACCCGGTCATCCTGGCCACGGCTGGCTACGACCACACGGTGCGGTTCTGGCAGGCGCACAGCGGTATCTGCACCCGCACCGTGCAGCACCAGGACTCC GTGAACGCTCTGGAGATCACGCCGGACCGCAGCATGATCGCTGCTGCAG gctACCAGCACATCCGCATGTACGACCTCAACTCCAACAACCCCAACCCAGTCATCAACTACGATGGTGTGAGCAAGAACATCACCTCTGTGGGCTTCCATGAGGATGGGCGCTGGATGTACACGGGTGGGGAGGACTGCATGGCGAGGATCTGGGACCTGAG GTCTCGTAACCTCCAGTGTCAGCGGATTTTCCAGGTGAATGCTCCTATTAACTGTGTCTGCCTCCACCCTAACCAG gcagagctcatTGTGGGTGATCAGAGTGGAGCCATTCACATCTGGGACCTGAAGACTGACCACAACGAGCAGCTGATCCCAGAGCCCGAGGTGTCCGTGAATTCCGTCCACATCGACCCTGATGCCAGCTACATGGCAGCTGTCAACAGCTCG ggaAATTGCTATGTGTGGAACCTGACGGGTGGCATTGGAGAAGAGGTGACCCAGCTGATCCCCAAGACCAAGATCCCAGCACATAACCGCTATGCCCTGCAGTGCAAGTTCAGCCCTGACTCCAC GCTGTTGGCTACATGTTCTGCAGATCAGACCTGCAAGATCTGGAGGACTTCAAACTTCTCTCTGATGACAGAGCTGAGCATTAAGAGCAATAACCCAGGGGAAACATCTCGGGGCTGGATGTGGGACTGTGCCTTCTCAGGGGACTCCCAGTACATTGTCACAG CCTCCTCTGATAACCTGGCCAGACTTTGGTGTGTGGAGACAGGAGAGATCAAGAGGGAGTACAGCGGCCATCAGAAAGCAGTTGTCTGCCTTGCTTTCAACGACAGCGTGCTGGGATAA